In Lachnospiraceae bacterium, one DNA window encodes the following:
- a CDS encoding tRNA-dihydrouridine synthase family protein: MKFYLAPMEGITGYIYRQAYNSCFKPMDRYFTPFLAPKHKSGFSSKELNDILPEHNQGMEVIPQILTSDPEDFLDTAVKLKEYGYTEVNLNLGCPSGTVAAKGKGAGFLKDTEKLARFLGEVSEGMERENLHFSIKTRVGVESEEEFQTLLGLYNQCPLTELIIHPRVLKDFYKYNVRMNAFKEGFEKSRHSVCYNGDIFRRKDYDRLVKEYPDLDKIMMGRGIMMNPFLMEEIADGTSQKVSGKMSAARKADRLEKFHRLLCDGYTHVMSGDRPVLFKMKELWGFLIHSCPEEEKLMKKIRKAQHLAEYEGVVSELFCRMREHE, translated from the coding sequence ATGAAATTTTATCTGGCTCCCATGGAAGGGATCACAGGATACATATACAGACAGGCATATAACAGCTGTTTTAAGCCTATGGACAGGTATTTTACACCATTTCTGGCACCGAAGCATAAAAGCGGTTTCAGCAGCAAAGAATTAAATGACATCCTTCCGGAGCATAATCAGGGAATGGAGGTCATTCCCCAGATCCTTACATCAGATCCGGAGGATTTTTTAGATACAGCGGTAAAATTAAAGGAATATGGTTATACAGAGGTTAATCTGAACCTGGGATGCCCTTCAGGTACTGTGGCAGCCAAGGGAAAAGGCGCCGGGTTTTTAAAAGATACTGAAAAGCTTGCCAGGTTCTTAGGAGAGGTCAGTGAGGGAATGGAACGGGAAAATCTTCATTTTTCCATCAAGACCCGTGTGGGTGTGGAAAGTGAAGAAGAGTTTCAGACTCTTTTAGGTCTGTACAACCAGTGCCCATTAACAGAACTTATCATCCACCCAAGAGTATTAAAAGATTTTTATAAATACAATGTGCGGATGAATGCTTTTAAAGAGGGATTTGAAAAAAGCAGACATTCAGTGTGCTATAATGGGGATATTTTCCGAAGGAAAGACTATGACCGTCTTGTAAAAGAGTATCCGGATCTGGATAAGATAATGATGGGACGGGGGATCATGATGAACCCATTTTTAATGGAAGAGATCGCTGACGGAACATCCCAGAAAGTATCTGGAAAAATGTCTGCCGCCAGGAAGGCAGACCGGCTGGAGAAGTTCCACCGTCTGCTCTGTGACGGATATACCCATGTTATGAGCGGAGACAGACCGGTATTGTTTAAAATGAAAGAACTGTGGGGATTTCTGATCCATTCCTGTCCGGAAGAAGAAAAGCTTATGAAGAAGATACGCAAGGCACAGCACCTTGCAGAATATGAAGGGGTGGTATCAGAACTGTTCTGCCGCATGAGAGAGCATGAATAA
- a CDS encoding transcription elongation factor GreA, translating to MYDNLTKDDIKKMQEEIEYRKLVVRKEALEAVKEARAQGDLSENFEYKAAKQDKNRNESRIRYLEKMIKTARIVSDESKSDEVGLGDRVELYIPEDDETESYKLVTTVRGNSMKGLISIDSPLGKAIKGRKTGDKVYIKVNDTYGYEAEIRSIDKTAKEEEDQLRSY from the coding sequence ATGTATGATAATCTGACAAAAGACGATATTAAAAAAATGCAGGAAGAAATAGAATACCGTAAGCTGGTGGTGCGCAAAGAAGCATTGGAAGCAGTAAAGGAGGCAAGAGCCCAGGGGGATTTAAGCGAGAATTTTGAATATAAGGCGGCAAAGCAGGATAAGAACCGTAACGAGAGCCGTATCCGTTATCTGGAAAAAATGATAAAAACAGCACGTATTGTTTCGGATGAGTCAAAATCAGATGAAGTAGGCCTGGGCGACCGGGTGGAATTATACATTCCGGAAGATGATGAAACAGAAAGCTATAAATTAGTGACCACAGTCCGGGGAAACTCCATGAAAGGACTTATAAGTATTGATTCTCCTTTAGGAAAGGCAATCAAGGGCCGCAAAACAGGAGATAAGGTGTATATTAAAGTAAATGACACCTACGGATATGAGGCAGAGATCCGTTCCATCGATAAGACAGCCAAAGAGGAAGAAGACCAGTTGCGCAGCTATTAA
- a CDS encoding helix-turn-helix domain-containing protein, with the protein MGNDMDKKGILTVRMMGTISVEYEGEFFPVGTALTGKILQLFLILLYAGKKGVGREELLDVFYGNGEYANPSGSLRAAVFRLRRLLKEMLPEHEYICTDGGIYRWDEGNVTVSIDARNFEKAAQSALATGKKEELCHACSLYYGEFLFQMTGEKWVNVIGVKYQELYFKCLRLASRLLKADREYDRLLNLSAAASKLYPYEECQMMKLDCLIALKRYQEAMEVYKQVVVQYFEEQGLPPSETMLQRFRLMSGQISYTSDMLKDIENTLKEREETQGPYYSTYPSFIDSYRLVSRMAERFSFEYTLFCITLVDGKGALLEGEMVQTTSEMLKNAIGESLRKGDLFTCYSPVQYLVLLNGAGQEHVLAVCERVERSLKQWENGKKINFSHQILGLAP; encoded by the coding sequence ATGGGCAATGATATGGATAAAAAGGGAATACTGACTGTGCGGATGATGGGAACCATATCAGTGGAATATGAAGGGGAGTTTTTTCCTGTAGGGACTGCTCTTACAGGGAAGATCCTGCAGCTTTTCCTGATCCTTTTGTATGCAGGAAAGAAGGGAGTGGGCCGGGAAGAGCTGTTAGATGTATTTTACGGAAATGGAGAGTATGCTAATCCATCCGGCAGTTTAAGGGCAGCAGTTTTCAGGCTGCGCAGATTATTAAAAGAAATGCTGCCGGAGCATGAGTATATCTGCACAGATGGCGGTATTTACCGGTGGGATGAGGGAAATGTGACGGTTTCCATTGATGCTAGAAATTTTGAAAAAGCAGCTCAAAGTGCTCTTGCAACAGGAAAAAAAGAGGAACTGTGCCACGCCTGCAGCTTGTATTATGGGGAATTCCTTTTCCAGATGACAGGAGAAAAATGGGTCAATGTGATCGGAGTAAAATACCAGGAGCTGTATTTTAAATGCCTGCGCCTGGCAAGCCGGCTTTTAAAAGCAGACCGGGAATATGACAGGCTTTTAAACTTAAGCGCAGCAGCCAGCAAGCTGTATCCTTATGAGGAATGCCAGATGATGAAGCTGGACTGCCTGATCGCTTTAAAACGGTATCAGGAAGCCATGGAAGTTTATAAACAGGTGGTCGTCCAGTATTTTGAAGAACAGGGGCTTCCGCCTTCTGAAACCATGCTGCAGCGTTTCCGCCTGATGAGCGGACAGATCAGCTATACTTCAGATATGCTAAAGGACATTGAAAATACCTTAAAAGAGAGGGAAGAAACCCAGGGACCGTATTACAGTACATATCCTTCATTTATTGACAGTTACCGTCTGGTGAGCCGTATGGCAGAACGCTTTTCCTTTGAATATACATTGTTCTGCATTACTCTTGTAGATGGAAAAGGAGCATTGCTGGAAGGCGAAATGGTGCAGACGACATCTGAGATGTTAAAAAATGCCATAGGAGAGAGTCTGCGAAAGGGAGATCTGTTTACCTGCTACAGCCCGGTCCAGTACCTGGTCCTGTTAAATGGAGCAGGCCAGGAACATGTCCTGGCCGTGTGTGAACGTGTGGAACGCAGCTTAAAGCAATGGGAAAATGGAAAAAAGATCAATTTTAGTCATCAGATCCTGGGGTTGGCACCATAG
- a CDS encoding AAA family ATPase: protein MLNQFVLRNYRLFKNETLLDFFPAPINEHKASLLTAQGDGEFFLPVISLYGPNGCGKSSILEALWNVCRLAAGDFSLITSSGRSYCRLDHTCRELPLSFDLLFRRNGFLFRYQLDVKQGAVLEENMFYGKPGSDDAGVLFARKANELHIGNEAGKMDFSTLPAGVSLLRYLDPKSSSECAKAAASWFSQVLFFREHDYKKAPDLPSEVEERQVICRLLQAMDIDILDYSITKEQSFDDPSLILTHGKADGNTFFVSFNEESTGIRKLLTLIPLVVKSLRLGSLLLADDLDNVLHPHLLRFILSLYQDHEKNPHHAQLVFTSHNTAILNPSVMRRDEICLCCRPEGTDAVLYPLSSYKKENGLIPRNDEAYGKQYLEGRYGANPRI, encoded by the coding sequence ATGCTGAATCAGTTTGTTTTAAGAAATTACAGATTATTTAAAAATGAAACATTGCTGGACTTTTTTCCGGCTCCTATTAATGAACACAAAGCTTCTCTGCTGACAGCGCAGGGAGACGGCGAATTTTTTCTCCCTGTTATCTCCCTTTATGGTCCAAACGGCTGCGGGAAATCTTCTATATTAGAGGCGCTCTGGAATGTATGCCGTCTGGCTGCAGGTGATTTTTCTCTTATCACCTCTTCCGGCCGTTCCTATTGCCGTCTGGATCATACATGCAGAGAGCTTCCTTTAAGTTTTGACCTGCTTTTTCGCAGAAATGGTTTTCTCTTCCGTTATCAGCTTGATGTAAAACAAGGCGCTGTCCTGGAAGAAAATATGTTTTACGGCAAACCCGGTTCTGATGATGCCGGTGTTCTTTTTGCCCGCAAAGCAAATGAACTCCATATTGGAAATGAAGCCGGAAAAATGGATTTTTCCACTCTCCCGGCCGGGGTCTCTCTTTTACGCTATCTTGACCCAAAATCTTCCTCTGAATGTGCAAAAGCTGCTGCATCATGGTTCAGCCAGGTTCTGTTTTTCCGGGAACATGACTATAAAAAAGCTCCAGATCTGCCCTCTGAAGTAGAAGAACGTCAGGTCATCTGCCGTCTGCTTCAGGCTATGGATATTGATATTTTAGATTACTCCATTACAAAAGAACAGAGCTTCGATGATCCATCCCTGATCCTGACCCATGGGAAAGCAGATGGAAATACCTTTTTTGTTTCTTTCAACGAAGAATCCACCGGCATCAGAAAGCTGCTTACCCTGATCCCGTTAGTCGTAAAAAGCCTGCGTCTGGGAAGTCTTCTATTAGCCGATGACTTAGATAACGTGCTCCATCCTCATCTGCTGCGCTTTATCCTGTCTCTGTACCAGGATCATGAGAAAAATCCTCACCATGCGCAGTTAGTATTTACCAGTCATAACACAGCGATCCTTAATCCGTCTGTTATGCGAAGAGACGAGATCTGTCTGTGCTGCCGCCCGGAAGGAACGGATGCTGTTCTCTATCCACTTTCTTCTTATAAAAAAGAAAATGGCCTCATCCCAAGAAATGATGAAGCCTATGGTAAACAATATCTGGAAGGACGCTATGGTGCCAACCCCAGGATCTGA
- a CDS encoding InlB B-repeat-containing protein, translating to MRGRSRRKKRTGKMVSLQKRFLAFMLAFAMIFTNVGTDLHVSFAASGNRVDFTIGGADLVDAIRQAIEDENVVSQDSLDFTDGATEKFEALFFGDGKVYEVYPDIQGDSMEAELRVFVKLPADADDTYMVTGEEEVYFLYVNNGEDTISCSTTVTRTENGKEKEKTTKRITIKSYEDKFGDEERNIISKPVETAPAETVPEEKPTEAVTGETTENVVNPTDEEKETTVPEETAEVPETKNDVEESKEQVEESKAEETKAATEAAEETDAAEPETDAETEAEPETEASEAEVSEPAKGEAETENIASISRHAAPLVAMKEEVAAADAVVEIAEPQKPEAEAPKAEETEKASEVEQIPETAAAETVEETTAVETLPAKETVPEEGSTEETTAADQKEEPATEETKASEEVTEETTAAETTAEEPDQPETLPAQTDTAKPVQPAETTAPTEPTPAPQPEEPVKKAETADDGDLVGIGYCSTAKVYKSTLNDLRVFGSETVFTAEVMGADGVTVKLSASDGVLPENGYVEAVAVDDADQLELMKEAADETLKEENRRVTDIFAADIILYNEDGEAVQPDGSVKVTFDGTGIGNSGTRVLYMGESDSDTESFDAQMIKAVTTGDDATAFMTDHFSLYAAVDTEEITCYEVNFYYKDAAGNVVLISGPQYVEEGKAAQAPAAPDREGYEFTGWNPATFSEVTDNLDVYAQYVAIAGQVRLTVNYVYSDGTMAAQPWVSHVKSGVACDLTAVSPEIAGFEPDQEKVSFDQAYTEDQTVTVTYTGAEVSYTVKHYLLNVDDTKPADPAWTETLPGETGLTTQAVAREYEGFTPLTFSQAKINADGNTVVEILYERNYYTLTWDTGDNASYIASEQLRYGAAITAPANDPTRVGYDFKGWEGLQDQTTMPAKNLVVTAKWEAAKRAAYKIVYWTETVTEGFYTVNKVVNGNDTVGKSIPDGKYTVPEGYETTPVADKTDKDVKITADGMAVKNVYYKRATYTIKFWRWEVVESGWFWEKKDWVEDTKLRITARYGVDVSAQWEKACKNQTGWGPYEDDSIQSMSLTLAKSRNRKHL from the coding sequence ATGAGAGGACGAAGCAGACGCAAGAAACGAACGGGAAAAATGGTTAGTTTACAGAAGCGTTTCCTGGCATTTATGCTGGCATTTGCCATGATCTTCACCAATGTGGGAACAGATCTGCATGTCAGCTTTGCAGCATCAGGAAACAGAGTGGACTTTACCATTGGCGGCGCTGACCTGGTGGATGCCATCCGTCAGGCCATCGAAGACGAAAATGTGGTATCACAGGACAGCCTGGATTTTACCGACGGTGCCACGGAAAAGTTTGAAGCACTGTTCTTTGGAGACGGAAAGGTATATGAAGTCTATCCGGACATCCAGGGAGACAGCATGGAGGCAGAGTTACGGGTATTTGTAAAGCTTCCGGCTGATGCAGATGATACGTACATGGTAACAGGAGAGGAAGAGGTTTATTTCCTTTACGTAAATAACGGGGAAGATACCATCAGCTGTTCTACAACTGTAACAAGAACAGAAAACGGAAAAGAAAAGGAAAAGACCACCAAACGTATTACCATAAAGAGTTATGAAGATAAGTTTGGGGATGAAGAAAGAAACATTATTTCCAAGCCAGTGGAGACGGCTCCGGCGGAAACTGTTCCAGAGGAGAAGCCTACTGAGGCAGTAACTGGAGAGACAACTGAAAATGTTGTAAATCCAACAGACGAAGAAAAAGAGACAACCGTTCCAGAAGAGACCGCAGAAGTTCCGGAAACAAAGAACGATGTGGAAGAGAGCAAGGAGCAGGTAGAAGAGTCTAAAGCAGAAGAGACTAAGGCAGCGACAGAAGCTGCTGAGGAGACAGACGCAGCTGAGCCTGAGACTGATGCTGAGACAGAAGCTGAACCGGAAACAGAAGCTTCTGAGGCAGAGGTTTCTGAGCCGGCAAAGGGCGAAGCTGAAACTGAAAACATTGCTTCTATCTCCCGTCACGCAGCACCGCTTGTAGCAATGAAAGAAGAAGTTGCAGCGGCAGATGCAGTGGTTGAGATTGCAGAACCTCAGAAGCCGGAAGCAGAAGCTCCAAAGGCAGAAGAGACAGAAAAAGCTTCCGAAGTAGAGCAGATCCCGGAAACTGCAGCAGCAGAGACAGTAGAAGAAACAACAGCAGTTGAAACACTTCCTGCAAAGGAAACAGTACCGGAAGAAGGCAGCACAGAAGAGACTACAGCAGCTGACCAGAAAGAAGAACCGGCAACTGAAGAAACAAAGGCTTCCGAAGAAGTAACAGAGGAAACTACCGCAGCTGAGACAACTGCAGAAGAACCGGATCAGCCGGAAACACTGCCAGCACAGACAGACACAGCAAAGCCGGTCCAGCCAGCTGAAACCACAGCGCCAACAGAACCGACACCAGCTCCACAGCCGGAAGAACCTGTAAAGAAGGCAGAGACCGCAGATGACGGGGATCTGGTTGGTATTGGATATTGCAGTACTGCGAAGGTTTATAAGAGTACGTTGAATGACCTTCGTGTATTTGGCTCCGAAACTGTATTTACGGCAGAAGTTATGGGCGCAGATGGTGTGACTGTAAAATTGTCAGCATCTGATGGCGTATTACCGGAAAATGGTTACGTAGAAGCTGTTGCTGTAGATGATGCAGATCAGCTGGAACTGATGAAGGAAGCAGCAGATGAAACTCTGAAAGAAGAAAATCGCAGAGTAACCGATATTTTTGCAGCAGATATCATTCTTTACAATGAAGATGGTGAAGCAGTTCAGCCGGACGGAAGCGTAAAAGTTACCTTTGACGGAACTGGTATTGGAAATTCTGGAACCAGAGTCCTTTATATGGGTGAAAGTGATTCCGATACCGAAAGTTTCGATGCTCAGATGATAAAAGCGGTAACAACAGGTGATGATGCAACTGCTTTTATGACAGATCATTTTTCACTGTATGCAGCAGTTGATACAGAAGAAATTACCTGCTATGAAGTAAACTTCTATTATAAAGATGCAGCAGGAAATGTTGTGCTTATTTCTGGCCCACAGTATGTGGAAGAGGGAAAAGCAGCGCAGGCACCGGCAGCACCTGACCGTGAAGGATACGAGTTTACTGGTTGGAATCCGGCAACTTTCAGTGAAGTAACAGATAATTTGGATGTATACGCACAGTATGTGGCTATAGCTGGACAGGTGCGTCTTACTGTAAATTATGTATATTCAGACGGTACAATGGCAGCACAGCCATGGGTATCTCATGTAAAATCTGGTGTTGCATGTGATCTTACAGCTGTATCTCCAGAGATTGCAGGATTTGAGCCGGATCAGGAAAAAGTATCTTTTGATCAGGCATATACAGAAGATCAGACAGTTACTGTTACTTATACAGGTGCAGAAGTAAGTTATACAGTAAAGCATTATCTGTTAAATGTAGATGATACAAAGCCTGCAGATCCTGCATGGACAGAAACATTGCCTGGAGAAACTGGACTTACCACTCAGGCAGTTGCAAGAGAATATGAAGGATTTACGCCTTTAACATTCAGTCAGGCAAAGATCAATGCAGATGGAAACACTGTAGTAGAGATCCTTTATGAAAGAAATTACTACACATTAACCTGGGATACAGGAGATAATGCTTCTTATATCGCATCGGAGCAGTTGCGGTACGGAGCAGCGATAACAGCACCTGCAAATGATCCCACCAGAGTTGGATATGATTTTAAAGGCTGGGAAGGCCTTCAGGATCAGACTACCATGCCTGCAAAAAATCTTGTTGTTACTGCAAAGTGGGAAGCTGCAAAGAGAGCTGCTTATAAGATTGTTTACTGGACTGAAACTGTAACAGAAGGTTTTTATACTGTAAATAAGGTAGTGAACGGAAATGATACAGTTGGAAAATCTATTCCTGATGGCAAATACACAGTACCAGAAGGATATGAAACAACGCCGGTAGCTGATAAAACGGATAAGGATGTAAAGATAACAGCTGATGGAATGGCTGTTAAGAATGTTTATTATAAGAGAGCTACTTATACCATTAAATTCTGGCGTTGGGAAGTAGTAGAATCAGGATGGTTCTGGGAAAAGAAAGATTGGGTAGAAGATACAAAGTTAAGGATTACAGCCCGCTATGGCGTAGATGTATCCGCTCAGTGGGAAAAAGCCTGCAAAAACCAGACTGGCTGGGGACCATATGAGGATGATAGTATACAGTCAATGTCATTAACTTTAGCAAAGAGCAGAAATCGTAAGCATTTATAA
- a CDS encoding IS4 family transposase, translating into MDIEKMTSDEFKAFCRSGNKNYFTRIRKMPLQDLLFTMINRKGLTLALELRNYMKLAHPGVSISKPGYLKQRMKLNPDAFLELYKYHNRNFYADSTFSTYKDHLILAADGSDINIPTTAETLKLYGSASRKNAKPQAQIGLGCIYDVMNRMILESDCNKVKFNEMRLAEKQMERIPETIGSIPYIIIMDRGYPSTPAFIHMMDKDIKFIVRLKSSDYKKEQNSLTEKDQLVKIKLDKSRIRHYEGTPDGERMKELGEISLRMVKILLENGSLEVLATNLPQTEFHTEEIKELYHMRWGIETAYETLKSRLQLENFTGTKPILLLQDIYSTIYLSNLVEDIILDAERELDQKEANRKHKMMINQTVSIGILKNDLIYILLETDGQKKNMLFQQIYEDISKNLVPIRPDRHYTRTKGQLAGKYSNTHKRAY; encoded by the coding sequence ATGGATATAGAAAAAATGACTTCTGATGAATTTAAGGCATTTTGCCGATCAGGTAATAAAAATTATTTTACCAGAATTCGAAAAATGCCTCTTCAGGATCTTCTTTTCACGATGATAAACAGAAAGGGGCTGACGTTGGCATTGGAACTGAGAAATTATATGAAACTTGCTCATCCTGGTGTGTCTATTTCAAAACCAGGATATCTGAAACAGCGTATGAAACTTAATCCAGATGCTTTTTTAGAATTATATAAATATCATAACCGTAACTTTTATGCAGATTCCACCTTTTCAACTTATAAAGATCATTTAATATTAGCCGCTGACGGCTCAGATATTAATATTCCTACCACTGCTGAAACACTGAAACTATATGGTTCTGCAAGCCGGAAAAACGCAAAGCCCCAAGCTCAAATAGGATTAGGCTGTATTTATGATGTAATGAATCGTATGATACTGGAAAGTGACTGTAATAAGGTGAAATTTAATGAAATGCGCCTGGCCGAAAAACAGATGGAGCGAATACCGGAAACAATAGGCAGCATTCCCTACATTATTATCATGGACAGAGGATATCCTTCTACGCCAGCGTTTATACATATGATGGATAAGGATATTAAATTTATCGTACGTTTAAAAAGCAGTGATTACAAAAAAGAGCAAAACAGTTTAACAGAAAAGGATCAGCTAGTTAAAATAAAACTTGATAAGTCAAGGATCAGACATTACGAGGGAACGCCAGATGGAGAACGTATGAAAGAATTAGGTGAAATTTCATTGCGTATGGTAAAAATCCTATTAGAAAACGGAAGTTTAGAAGTTTTGGCTACAAATCTTCCACAAACTGAATTTCATACAGAAGAAATAAAAGAATTATATCATATGAGGTGGGGGATAGAGACTGCGTATGAAACGCTAAAGAGTCGGTTGCAGTTAGAGAATTTTACAGGAACAAAACCTATTCTGTTATTACAAGATATATACAGCACTATATATCTGAGCAATTTAGTTGAAGATATCATATTAGATGCAGAGCGTGAACTGGATCAGAAAGAAGCGAACAGAAAACATAAAATGATGATCAATCAGACTGTTAGTATTGGAATCTTAAAAAATGATCTGATTTATATACTTCTTGAAACGGATGGTCAAAAGAAAAATATGTTATTTCAGCAAATATATGAAGATATCAGTAAAAATCTTGTTCCCATTCGTCCTGATCGGCATTATACCAGAACGAAAGGGCAATTAGCAGGAAAATATTCGAATACCCATAAAAGAGCGTACTGA